A region of Salinibacter sp. 10B DNA encodes the following proteins:
- a CDS encoding glycosyltransferase family 4 protein — protein sequence MHLLLRRPRRFFCNRPTPTIPHLCVLNRVYPPVSGATGTLLSELTPALVRRGWRVTVLTGPAPDAPRTEVTEDGVHVERVRALPFTRERTWQRGLAYASLFPAFVARALQIPAPDVIVTKTDPPMLKVLGPLLERLTGARTVHWAQDLYPEVAAGVDVIGTDGLLARTMRRLSTWALRNHHHVVAVGRCMQERLVQERGLSESKVSVIPNWPPSEVAPIPHDQNPFRDQHDLHDRFVVMYSGNMGLAHPFDAVLDAAARLATEQPEVLFLFVGEGPRKDELQAQVDQRSLSNVRFLPFQPREKLAQSLSAADLHLVTMESELEGLVVPSKLYGALGVGRPALFLGPPGSEAARLVESHNCGTVLPSPSGLRLAEAIEEWHADPNRWAEASERAHRAVSSARAEAIEQFDRLFRTVLET from the coding sequence TTGCACCTTCTCCTCCGACGACCTCGCCGCTTCTTTTGTAACCGTCCCACTCCGACTATCCCTCACCTCTGCGTCCTCAATCGCGTCTACCCTCCTGTTTCAGGCGCCACCGGCACCCTCCTCTCCGAGCTTACGCCGGCCCTCGTCCGTCGCGGCTGGCGGGTCACAGTGCTCACCGGCCCGGCCCCGGATGCTCCTCGTACCGAAGTGACGGAGGATGGCGTGCATGTTGAACGAGTTCGTGCCCTTCCCTTCACCCGGGAACGTACGTGGCAACGGGGACTGGCGTACGCGTCTCTTTTTCCGGCCTTCGTGGCACGCGCTCTGCAAATTCCAGCGCCGGACGTGATCGTCACCAAAACAGACCCGCCGATGCTCAAGGTGCTGGGCCCCCTTCTGGAGCGACTCACGGGCGCTCGAACGGTTCACTGGGCGCAGGACCTGTATCCCGAAGTGGCTGCGGGCGTCGACGTCATCGGGACCGACGGGCTCCTCGCTCGTACAATGCGCCGCCTGTCGACCTGGGCGCTTCGGAATCATCATCACGTGGTGGCCGTCGGACGCTGCATGCAGGAGCGTCTCGTCCAGGAACGGGGACTTTCCGAATCAAAGGTATCGGTCATTCCAAACTGGCCTCCATCAGAGGTTGCCCCCATCCCCCACGACCAAAATCCATTTCGGGACCAGCATGACCTGCACGACCGGTTCGTGGTGATGTATTCGGGCAACATGGGACTGGCTCACCCCTTTGACGCCGTGCTCGACGCCGCCGCCCGCCTTGCAACCGAGCAGCCCGAGGTCCTTTTCCTCTTCGTGGGCGAAGGCCCCAGAAAAGACGAGCTACAAGCCCAGGTCGACCAACGCTCCCTATCGAACGTCCGGTTCCTTCCCTTCCAGCCCCGCGAGAAACTTGCCCAGAGCCTGAGTGCAGCCGACCTCCACCTCGTCACGATGGAATCGGAACTCGAAGGACTTGTGGTGCCGAGCAAGCTGTACGGAGCCCTAGGGGTGGGACGACCTGCCCTTTTCCTTGGCCCTCCCGGCAGCGAGGCCGCCCGCCTGGTTGAGAGTCACAACTGTGGCACGGTGCTTCCGTCCCCCTCCGGCCTTCGCCTCGCAGAGGCCATTGAGGAATGGCACGCAGATCCCAATCGCTGGGCCGAGGCATCTGAACGCGCCCACCGTGCCGTATCCAGCGCTCGGGCCGAGGCCATTGAGCAGTTCGACCGCCTCTTCCGAACAGTACTGGAGACGTAA